GCATCAGGTAGAACACGATCATGTACCCGACCGACAGGGCGTAGATCACGCCGATGCTGGCCCAGCGGGGCCTGGCGTCCCGGGCGCTGTCGGTGGGCAGCGGGGCGGGCAGGCCGCCGGCCAGCCGCAGGGTCAGCGGGATCAGCAGCAGCGCGGCCAGGTACAGCGCAAAAGGTGCGCGCCACGACGCGGCGGCCAGCAGGCCGCCCAGCGGCATCAGGACCGCGCCGCCGAAATTCCCGAACGCCGCCTGCTGACTCAGGAACCGCCCGCGGGCCGGGCCGCTGAACAGGTCGTTCACGAGCGCCCCGGCGGCCGTCATGGTGCCCGCCACGGCCAGTCCCAGCACGATCCGCCCGGCCAGCAGCGTCCCGATGGAATCGGCGATCAATCCCGCGCTGCCGCCCAGCGCGTACAGCACCAGCGAGGCCAGCAGCACCGGGCGGCGGCCGTAGCGGTCGGCCAGCACGCCGCTCAGCGGCGCGGTGAGCGCGATGACCAGGCCCACGATCGTCAGGGACAGCTTGATCAGAAAGGCGGCGTTGGGCGTGTCCGCGAAGTGCGCCTGCATGGCGGGCAGGGCCGGGGCGATGGTCGCGCCGCTCATGATGGTCAGGGTGGAGAGCAGCAGCAGGGTCAGCTGGGTCAGGCGGTCCGGGGCGTGTCCGGCGGTGGGGGAGGGCGGCGGGGACGTGAGCGGCACGGAGCGGGGCGCGGACATGCCGCCAACGTAGCTTTATTTTGTGAAGTGCAAAGGTGATTACAGCGGTTGTCCGGGGGCGGCGCCGTGTGGGCACAGCGGGGCGCGGACGGTCGGCCGCAGGCCAGATGACAGAGTCGCCCGCCCACCCGCACCCGCTACAGTGAACGCATGCCGCACCGACCCCGCTGCGCTGCCCCCACCCCCCGCCGCAGGCCCCTGTCCGGCCCGCGAATGCCGGGCCGCGCTGCCTGAGCGCCCACCCCGCGCTCCGGGGCCGGCCACTCACGGGCACGCTGGACCGGGGGGACACGCGGGACGCGCAAAATTCCGTATTCTGACAGGGTTGCCCGGCCCTCCTCTCATCAGGGAGCCGGCCGGGAAGGAAGGGAGACCATGAGCCAAGCAGCACCCACCCCGTTTTTCATCACGGCCGCCATCGATTACGCCAACGGCGCGCCCCACATCGGGCACGTGTACGAGAAGATCCTGACCGACGCCATCGCCCGCTACCAGCGCCTCGCGGGCCGCCCCGTCACGTTCGTCATGGGCACCGACGAGCACGGCGAGAAGATCAGCAAGGCCGCCGCCAAGGCCGGCGTGACCCCGCAGGAACTCGTGGACGACCTGTCCGACCGGGCCTTCCAGGGCCTGTGGAAGACGCTGGGCATCAGCTACGACCACTTCGTGCGCACCACCTCCGCGCGCCACAAACGCTTCGTGCAGGAGATCCTGCAGCGCGTGTACGACGCTGGCGACATCTACTTCGCCGAGTACGAGGGCCTGTACTCGGTCGGCGCCGAACGTTACGTCACCGAGAAGGAACTCGTGGAGGGCCCCGACGGCGTGCGCCGCTTCCCCGGCGACAAGGACCCCCCGGAACTGCGGCGCGAGGCGAACTACTTCTTCAACATGGAGAAGTACCAGCCGTGGCTGCTGGAGTACCTGCAGACGAACCCCGAACTGATCCAGCCCGCCGGATACCGCAACGAGGTGCTGGAGATGCTGAAGGAACCGGTCGGGCCGCTCAGCATCAGCCGCCCGAAAAACCGCGTGCCCTGGGGCATCGAACTGCCCTGGGACGCCGACCACGTCACGTACGTGTGGTTCGACGCGCTGCTCAGCTACCTCACGCCGCTCGTCAGCAGCGGCCAGGACGCCAGCGTCAGCGGCACCGCCTGGCATGTGATCGGCAAGGACATCCTCAAGCCGCACGCCGTGTTCTGGCCGACCATGCTGCGCGCCGCCGGGCTGCCCATGTACCGCCGGCTGGTCGTGCACAGCCACATCCTCGCCGAGGACGGCCGCAAGATGGGCAAGAGCCTCGGGAACGCCATCGACCCCGAGGCGCTCGTCTCGGCGTACCCCACCGACGCCATCCGCTACACCCTGCTGCGCGAGGCGACCCTCAGCGCCGACAGCCCCTACGGCGAGGGCATCCTGATCTCCCGCCTGAACAGCGACCTCGCCAACGACCTGGGCAACCTGCTGTCCCGCACCATCAGCATGATCCAGAAGTACCGGGGTGGCGTCGTGCCCGCCGCGCAGGACCTGTGCGACCGCGACCGCAGCATCGAGGCCGCCGCGCTGGCCCTGCCCGGCCAGATCCTGGCACTGGTGGACGACCTGAAGATCAACATGGCCATCGAGGCCGCCATGAACTTCGTGCGGGACCTCAACCGCTACATCGCCGAGAGCGCGCCGTGGAACCTCGCCAAGAGTGACGACACCCAGCGCCGCCTGGACACCGTGCTGTACACCGCCGCCGAGGGCCTGCGCGTCGCCAGCGTCGCCCTGGAGGCCGTGATCCCGGTCAAGGCCCGCGAACTGCGCGCCCAGCTGGGCCTGGCCTCCCAGACCTACGCCCTGGCGCCCGCCTGGGGCCTGATCCCCGCCGGGACGCGCGTGGCGGGCGGCCCGATCCTGTTCCCGAAACCCGAACCGAAAGAAGCCTCCACCCCCGCCCCCGGCGGCCCGAAACCCGGCAAGAAAGAGAAACCCATGACCCAGACTGCCCCTGAAACGACCAGCCCCGCCCCGGCCACCCCGGCCACCGACGCCGCGTCCGCCCCCGAGGCCACCGAGGCCCTGATCAGCATCGACGACTTCGCCCGCATCGACCTGCGGATCGCGGAGGTCGTCGCGGCCGAGGCCGTCGCCAAGGCCGACAAGCTCCTGAAACTCACGGTGAAACTCGGTGACGAGACCCGCACGGTCGTGAGCGGCATCCGCCGCTGGTTCGAACCCGAGGCGCTGGTGGGCCGCAAGGTCATCCTGGTCGCCAACCTGAAACCCGCCAAGCTGCGCGGCATCGAGTCGCAGGGGATGATCCTCGCCGCCGAGGACGACCAGGGCAACCTGGACCTGATCGGCACCGGCCTGGACCTGCCCAGCGGCACCCGCGTCCGCTGACCCACCCCCACCTGCCCCGCCCGGCCCCGCGCCCGGCGGGGTCGACTGCTGCCGCGGCCAGCAGGGCGGTCAGCCGCTGACCGGACCGTCACTTACGCCGGGGCGGGGCGGGCTAGACTGTCCCCATGCCCTTCGTCGTGGTTTCCGGCCTGTCCGGCAGTGGAAAAAGCACCGTCCTGCGCACCCTGGAGGACGCCGGGTTCTTCATCACCGACAACCTCCCCCCGGAACTGTGGGGCGCCATGCACGACCTCGTGGAGGCGCGCGGCCTGGACCGCGTGGCGATCAGCACCGACGCCCGCACCCGCCACTTCCTGGACGCCCTGGAGACCAGCTACGTGCGCCTGTCGCGCCGCCGCGAGGACCTGCGCGTGCTGTTCCTCGAGGCGAACGCGGACGTGCTGCTCAAACGCTACAACTTCACGCGCCGCGAACACCCGCTCGGTGAGAACCTGATGCTGGACTTCGCGCGGGAACGCGAACTGCTTGCCCCGCTGCGCGCCATCGCCGACACCGTCATCGACACCACCGACCTGAGCGCCAAGGACCTGGGCAACCGCGTGATGCAGCTGTTCCGGCTGGAACAGGACTTCCACCTGCGCCTGATGTCCTTCGGGTTCAAGAACGCGCCCCCACGCGACGTCGACATGATCCTCGACGTCCGCTCGCTGCCCAACCCGTACTACGACCCGGCCCTGCGCCCCAGGACCGGCCTGGACGCCGAGGTGGCCGCCTACGCCTTCGCCGGCGCGGAATCCGAGGCGTTCTACACCGAGCTGCGCGACTTCGTGCGGGTCGCCGCCGAACGTGCCCGCGCCAGCGGCCGCCACGGTTACACCGTCGGGATCGGCTGCACCGGCGGGCAGCACCGCAGCGTCGCCGTCACCACCCGCCTCGCCCAGGACCTGCGGGACCTGAACGTGGACGTCATGGACCACCGCGACATGAAAGTCGGCGGGCACGGATGAGCGACCCCCCCCTCTCGCACCTCGACCCCCGGGCGCGGACACCCGAAACGGCCCCCGCGCCCCCCCGCCGCGCCCGCCTAAACCCCCTCCTGAAACGCCGTGGCCGCCGCGCCCGCATGTGGATGGCGCCCGGCATCGGCGTGAAACGCTGGGTGGCGCTGTTCGTCGCCTGCACCCTGCTGGGCGCGGTGGGCGTGCTGCACTTCACCTGGACCGGCCCGCTGCACTTCGTGGCGACCCGCTGGATCCTGTGGGTCAACACCCTGATCGCCCCCGAGGTCATGCCGCTGTACACCGGCGGCGCCGTGCTCATGCTGCTCGCACTGTTCGGGGCGCTGTGGAGCATCATGATGCTCAACGGGTCGGTGCTGCGCGGCACCGGCACCGCCCCGGAAACGGCGGTGGACATGCTGTACGAGCGGCGTAACCTCGCCCGCGGGCCGCACGTCGTCACGCTGGGCGGCGGGACCGGGATGTCCAACCTGCTCTCCGGCCTGCGCCTGCACACCGGAAACACCACGGCGGTCGTGACCGTCTCGGACGACGGCGGCAGCTCCGGGCGCCTGCGCGAGGCGCTCGACATGATCGCGCCCGGCGACCTGACCGACTGTTACGCCGCCCTGAGCGACAGCCCCGTCATGGCGCGGCTGCTGCTGCACCGCTTCCAGCGCGGCGAGGGCCTCGAGGGCCACACCTTCGGGAACCTGATGCTCGCCACCCTCAGCGAGGAGCAGGGCGGACTGAGCGAGGCCATGAAGGACATTCACGAGGTGCTGCGCATCCGCGGAAAGGTCTACCCGGCCACCACCAGTCCCTCCACGCTGGTCGCGCGCCTCAGTGACGGGCGCACCATCCGCGGCGAGAGCCGTCTGGCCGCCCAGGTCGGCAACGCCACCATCCAGGAGGTCACGCTTGACCCGCCGGACCTGCCCACCCTGCCGGAAGTGATGGTCGCCCTGCAGAACGCCGAGCAGATCGTCCTGGGACCCGGCAGTCTGTACACCAGCATCATTCCCGCGCTGCTCGTGCCGGGCATCGCCAGCGCCATCCGCCAGAGCACCGCGCCGCTCGTCTACGTCGCGAGCCTGATGACCGAACCCGGTGAGACCGACGGCCTGAGCCTCGAGGGGCACGTGCAGGCCATCACCCGCCACCTGGGCCGCACGCCGGACTGCGTACTCGTGAACAACGCCATGCCCCCCCGCGACGTGGTCGCCCGCTACGCCGCCGAGGGCGCGCACCTCCTGACCCTGCAGGGCGCCAGCCGCGACCTGCGCGGCCGCAGCGTGCTCTGTCCGCTGCTGCAGGCCGGACAGGCCCGGCACGACCCGCACGCGCTGGCACAGGCGCTGCTGCAACTCGCGCCGCGGCGCACCGTGGGCTGAAGCGCGGCACGCCGCCCACCCCTGGCCGTCTACTCCGCGCCGTCACGGGGCGGGGACGCACTGCTACGCTCGTGCCATGAGCTTCTCCGACCAGACCCGCTCCCCGCAGGCCCCGGCCCGGAACGACCTTCCGGTCAGCGTGCGGGCGCTGGGCACGCAGGCCCGCGCCGCCGCCCGCACGTTGCGGTCCCTGCCCACCTCCCACAAGGTCGCGGCCCTGCACGCCATCGCCACCGGCCTGCGCGCCAACGCGCACACCATCCTCGCCGCGAACGCGCAGGACGTGCAGGCCGCCGCCGAAGCCGGGCTGCCCGCGCCGATGCTCGCCCGCCTGCGACTGGACGCCCAGGCCCTCGAAGGCATCGCCTCCGACGTGGAGGCCGTGTCGCGCCTGCCCGACCCGGTCGGCGAGACCACCCCCGCGCAGACCCAGCCGAGCGGCGTCCGCGTCCACACCCGCCGCGTGCCGCT
Above is a genomic segment from Deinococcus depolymerans containing:
- a CDS encoding uridine diphosphate-N-acetylglucosamine-binding protein YvcK, with product MSDPPLSHLDPRARTPETAPAPPRRARLNPLLKRRGRRARMWMAPGIGVKRWVALFVACTLLGAVGVLHFTWTGPLHFVATRWILWVNTLIAPEVMPLYTGGAVLMLLALFGALWSIMMLNGSVLRGTGTAPETAVDMLYERRNLARGPHVVTLGGGTGMSNLLSGLRLHTGNTTAVVTVSDDGGSSGRLREALDMIAPGDLTDCYAALSDSPVMARLLLHRFQRGEGLEGHTFGNLMLATLSEEQGGLSEAMKDIHEVLRIRGKVYPATTSPSTLVARLSDGRTIRGESRLAAQVGNATIQEVTLDPPDLPTLPEVMVALQNAEQIVLGPGSLYTSIIPALLVPGIASAIRQSTAPLVYVASLMTEPGETDGLSLEGHVQAITRHLGRTPDCVLVNNAMPPRDVVARYAAEGAHLLTLQGASRDLRGRSVLCPLLQAGQARHDPHALAQALLQLAPRRTVG
- the metG gene encoding methionine--tRNA ligase — protein: MSQAAPTPFFITAAIDYANGAPHIGHVYEKILTDAIARYQRLAGRPVTFVMGTDEHGEKISKAAAKAGVTPQELVDDLSDRAFQGLWKTLGISYDHFVRTTSARHKRFVQEILQRVYDAGDIYFAEYEGLYSVGAERYVTEKELVEGPDGVRRFPGDKDPPELRREANYFFNMEKYQPWLLEYLQTNPELIQPAGYRNEVLEMLKEPVGPLSISRPKNRVPWGIELPWDADHVTYVWFDALLSYLTPLVSSGQDASVSGTAWHVIGKDILKPHAVFWPTMLRAAGLPMYRRLVVHSHILAEDGRKMGKSLGNAIDPEALVSAYPTDAIRYTLLREATLSADSPYGEGILISRLNSDLANDLGNLLSRTISMIQKYRGGVVPAAQDLCDRDRSIEAAALALPGQILALVDDLKINMAIEAAMNFVRDLNRYIAESAPWNLAKSDDTQRRLDTVLYTAAEGLRVASVALEAVIPVKARELRAQLGLASQTYALAPAWGLIPAGTRVAGGPILFPKPEPKEASTPAPGGPKPGKKEKPMTQTAPETTSPAPATPATDAASAPEATEALISIDDFARIDLRIAEVVAAEAVAKADKLLKLTVKLGDETRTVVSGIRRWFEPEALVGRKVILVANLKPAKLRGIESQGMILAAEDDQGNLDLIGTGLDLPSGTRVR
- a CDS encoding MFS transporter, whose amino-acid sequence is MSAPRSVPLTSPPPSPTAGHAPDRLTQLTLLLLSTLTIMSGATIAPALPAMQAHFADTPNAAFLIKLSLTIVGLVIALTAPLSGVLADRYGRRPVLLASLVLYALGGSAGLIADSIGTLLAGRIVLGLAVAGTMTAAGALVNDLFSGPARGRFLSQQAAFGNFGGAVLMPLGGLLAAASWRAPFALYLAALLLIPLTLRLAGGLPAPLPTDSARDARPRWASIGVIYALSVGYMIVFYLMPTQGPFLLRTLGAAPAVTGLLLGAFTLVAALTSLAYSRFTGRFHAQRTAALGLGLLAAGWLTVSGAQSVTGALLGLILGGLGGGLVFPNLYTWLADLTPPAWRGRVTAGMSSAIFLGQFLSPVLLTSQPGHEGLIFRVGALLAGLLGAALLAFSLRRAG
- the rapZ gene encoding RNase adapter RapZ encodes the protein MPFVVVSGLSGSGKSTVLRTLEDAGFFITDNLPPELWGAMHDLVEARGLDRVAISTDARTRHFLDALETSYVRLSRRREDLRVLFLEANADVLLKRYNFTRREHPLGENLMLDFARERELLAPLRAIADTVIDTTDLSAKDLGNRVMQLFRLEQDFHLRLMSFGFKNAPPRDVDMILDVRSLPNPYYDPALRPRTGLDAEVAAYAFAGAESEAFYTELRDFVRVAAERARASGRHGYTVGIGCTGGQHRSVAVTTRLAQDLRDLNVDVMDHRDMKVGGHG